tactAAACTAAAGAAATTCTTCGacttatcatctatacattACACATATTagggaagaaaaaataaaaaaataaatcatatttttacataaaatataataaacaattcaattttttcaaatctcaaatcaataataatattaaaagtaatatcctaataatattttactcaacgttcaactaaaaatatttcatctcatctcaaaattcaaGTTAAGGAAAATGAGCCTGCCGAGTGCAAGCTCAAGCTAGCTGGTTCGTTAATTTGGATCACTTGTTAGTTTTTATTAAATCATGTCAAgcaaaagatattttattaaaacatgaAGCATGCCAAGGTCAATTTCTTCAAACCTGTACTTGGTTCAACTTCCGGGAGAAATGATTTCGAAAAGGGATGTTTTGGATGTCACAAACTAGGGGTCATAAAGAAAGGCATTTCAGTCAAGTTTTCAGTTCATGAAATTATGTTTACTCATATAACATGAAAATGAattcatccaaccaatcacaacgTAGTCTCGAGAGAACGGCATAATACGGTCGGTACAAATAAGCATAAACCAGAAGATAAAGAGATATAGATGTCAAGTAGACACAGCACAATGACAATGGCATTATTATTACACGAGCAATTAACAGAAGCAGAGCAGTCCTGCTCAAACAGAAACCACACAGTGCAAAGACATTTCGCTCAACTCCCGAGCTCAATAGGCTCAAAACCTCTCTCAATCGATGCCTTCACTGCATCCAGTACCAGTTGTGTCTTCCTACTGATGGTTGGCCACTTCTTATCAGGTCTCGAACCCTTCACTTTAATGCCTTCTACCAAACTGGCAAATTCCTTCACCATCAGAACCTCCTGAGGAAGATGTGTGGTGATGGTGTGCTTACTTGGCTGTGGTACCCATGCTGTCACGAGCTCATTGAATCCTAACTCTGTCCCGGCAGAAAAAGAGGCTTCGTGCTCTTGAAAAGGGATAACAAAATCATGAAGATGTAAAGTACCCTTTGTCCCAATAGCGGTTATATCCGTAGTCAGATTTGACAAGTAAGAGCAATAAAAGGTTGCTACTTGCCCATCTTCCCAATATAGACAACCACCACAAGACAGAATCACTCCTGCTTCATTAAATACAGGCCCGTGCAAGGCTGTTACTGTTTTTGGCAACTCATAGTCAGCAACCCACAGGATTGATCTGATGGCATACCAGCCAACATCACCAAGAGCACCAAGCGCATCAAGATCTGGCTTGACACGAATGTCATTCTTAAGAAATTCAGAATTGACAGCGAACGTAAAGCAGCTGTGTATCTGTGGCCAACGGAAGCATTTATCTTAGAACAATAATAAACTCTCAACTCAAAATTGAATTTACTGTCAACAGCTGCATTAATCTGTAAGTAAAGAATAAAAGTAGGAAACCacattttaacaaataaaagagGAATGTAATCTGTAagtaaagaataaagaaataaaacatgttttaattaaattgtaaGACAAATGAATCAATAAGCGATGCTAGCAAAaattaattgttatatatatatatatatatatatatatatattcaaacatacaaatatattataagCATATCCCCACCGTGTTATTCTATTATcagataaatttttattttgataagcaTTTCCGTTTAATTATTTTGATGTTCCAATTGTTTCTTAAA
This is a stretch of genomic DNA from Carya illinoinensis cultivar Pawnee chromosome 15, C.illinoinensisPawnee_v1, whole genome shotgun sequence. It encodes these proteins:
- the LOC122297691 gene encoding uncharacterized oxidoreductase At4g09670-like; this translates as MAETQVRFGILGCADIARKVSRAIALASNATVTAIGSRSLDKAKAFASANNLPTDAKIYGSYEAVLDEPDVDAVYVPLPTSLHARWAVLAAQKKKHLLLEKPVALNAAEFDTIIEACESNGVQFMDGTMWMHHPRTAKMREFLSDKERFGQLKSIHSCFTFAVNSEFLKNDIRVKPDLDALGALGDVGWYAIRSILWVADYELPKTVTALHGPVFNEAGVILSCGGCLYWEDGQVATFYCSYLSNLTTDITAIGTKGTLHLHDFVIPFQEHEASFSAGTELGFNELVTAWVPQPSKHTITTHLPQEVLMVKEFASLVEGIKVKGSRPDKKWPTISRKTQLVLDAVKASIERGFEPIELGS